CGAGACGAACTTGCAAGAAACCGGAAGGTCGATTTCCACCAATTTTCAATTCTTGATCTCGATCGAGCATAAACTTGACGGGACGGCCTGTCGCTTTGGAGATTTGAGCAGCAGCAATACTCCAATAGTCAGGCTTAAATTTGCTACCAAAGCCACCTCCAATGTATTCGCAGGTTACGTCGACGTCGTCAGCTGTAATCTCCAGCGCATCCGCGAATCCGTCGTCAGTCCGTGAAACATTTTGAGTTGAAAGGAAGACATTCAGCTTGTCACCATTCCACTGTAATGTGGATCCGTGCGGCTCCAAGCAACAGTGGGTAATCGCGTCGATACCGTAAAAACCTTCAACGACAAATTTCGACTCATTCAACAAGCGTTGGAGTTCTTCGTCCTCAAAGGCTTCTTCATCTTCGACATCGTCATCCGGCTCGGAAACCAACTCGATTTTACCGCCCGCACGCTTAGTGCGTCCCGCAGCTTCCGCCGCCTCCACATCTTGATCCAGCACAAACACGTCGAGCAAATCATATTTCACATTAAGTTTCTCAACGCCTTCGCGAGCAGCGCCTTCCGTTTCGGCAGCAACGGCCGCAATCAATTCACCTTGGGTGCGAATTTCGACTGCATCATCGCCAGCCTGTTTTGGTGCGCGCATCAGCTGCACATGGACAACACCCGGTACCTTCATTGCCTCAGTAACATCGACGGAGACCACTTTGCAATGAGCATGAGGACATCCAAGAGCTTGAACGATCAATTGCTTGGGCAAATTCACGTCGTAGGTGTACTTTGCGGTACCGGTCGATTTTTCCGGACCATCCAAACGTTTGATTCGCTTGCCGATTAGCGATGATTTATTCGCCGCTGGCCAGTTATAGGTTGTCTCAGCCATTGCCGCCTCCTTTCACCACCTGAACGGCGGCCTGCACAATATTCGCGTAAGTGCCACAACGACAGATATTGCCATTTAATCCAGCGCGGATTTGCTCTTCTGTCGCATTGGGATTGGAATTCAAAAAGGCTCGCACTGCCACAACAAATCCGGGTGTGCAAAAACCACATTGGGTCGCATCGTGGTCAACAAAAGCTTTCGGTACGACATCATCCACCATACTTTCGACTGTTTCGATCTTCCGACCTCGTGTGGAGATCGCCAGCGTTGTCGATGCCATGGCGGGCTTGCCATCAATCAACACGGTACTGGCTCCGCTGCTGCCATCTAAACTGACAGGCTTTGCGCCCGTCAAGTCGAGGTGATAGCGTAACGCTTCTAAAAGAGTCGTTCGCGGTTCAATGGTGATTTCGTGATCTTCGCCATTCACATTAAGCGTCACCGTCGCTTTTTCGCTAATCACGGTAGCGGGCGCATCCTGCCCACTCGCCGTGGCGGCAACATTCGCGGTCAGAGCCGTCGCAGCTGCTGCTGCACCGGAGCCCTTCAGAAAGGAGCGGCGGCTGAAGTTATCGGTCGGTGGTTTTGCCATGGCATTGCCCCAAAAAAAGGATCGTGGCCTGCACGGAATGATTTACAGAGTCGGAGCACGATTATATCGAGTGTTGGTCCGGATACAACTAATCGGAAGCCGTGAAGCGTCCCCGAGCCCGCTCGATCCTCACTCCTGCCCAACTTTTCGTTGTCGCAAGCGATTATGGTCCTGACAACATGCACAGGGACCGGTTTCAAACATCACAATCGCACAAATATCGCACCAATAATCGACCTGAAATTTCTGACCCTCCCGCCATTCGTAGACGCGGATTACTTGGATTCCAGGCGTTGCCCGATAGCGCCGAACGCGTAATTCGACGTCCATCTGCCGCAATCGCTGATCGGATCGGAATGCCCTCCCCCGCAGATCCTCGATGATCGGCAGCAACTGGCCGTCGTCCGTGGCAATCGCGAGACTGCGATCGGTTTCCCCTTCTACTGTATTGATCCCCAACATTTCGCGCAAGGCTTCGCCATACCAGACAACCTTTCCTCGGACCGACTGCAGCTGAAAATCCCGAGACGGACTTTTTCTCACAACTGATGCCCCACCCTTGGGTAGAGGATCTTGCTTCCCGGCATCTTCCGCCCAAGTCAATCGGGCTGTATTAGGCATTAACCAACAGCATTCGATGATGGCGATCAGGATATACAGAATAGGTTGCGAAAATTTATTCTTCTGCATGGCCTTCCACGACAAGCTCCATAGGAAGCGAAAGCCGTTTTTCTCCCGTCTTGGCATTGTTCGCAAATCGCAGCATCCACCAATCACGATCAGCATCATGACGCATCCCAGGCGCCTTGACTTCCTTCTTATCACTCAAACGTTGCAAACAAAGCATCGCGGGGTGATTAGAATCGGCGGCGTTGGCGCTGGATTCCATTAGTTTGTCGACCGCCATGGGTTTTACTGAAGCATCATCCTCGGCCCGAACCAGTAACAAAAAGTCGCGTGTGGGCGAGGTGCCTTCGTGGTTTCCGTCGACCGGTTGCATGCCAAAACGCATCGTGTAAACACCACGTGAGATTTGTTGCCCGCGAAAATCGCTACCACGCCGCCGAAATCGCAGGACACCGATTAGTTGTCCTGGCTCAAATGGATACAACCGTTCATTTGTCGATTCGAAATCAGGGACAACATCCCAGTTCTTTAAGGGCCAAATCTCACAAACGGTGCGTTTCTCACCGCGAACCACGCGTAGGCCTTCGGGTGAAATCTGTTCGGCAATTTTGGTAGCCAGATCCTCCGTCGGCAATTCGTCTTTAATTATCTCCACTCGATAGTCGGCGGCAAACAACATATCGCCCGCTGTCATCAGAACGACCACGACCAAAAACATACGCATCATTTTCAAAAACCTTACGTCAGGGGCGTTTCGTCGAAATCTCAGATTAAAGTGCAGGAAAACTCGTGCAGGAAAACTCGAAACTACTGAATCAAAAAGGTACCAAGATAAGAAGATCGGGAATCGGGAATCGACCAACGGGTCTTTAAACTACGCGCCTTCACCTGCCCATCAATCGTGACTCCGGGCACGAACCCTTGCAATTTAGCCAACGGTGGGTAGTAAGCCGATTCATTCGAACAAATACAGTCGTCCGGACGAGCTTTGCGAGTTTGTAGCTTCACGAGCTCCCCGACCTTGAGTTTGGCGGTCAGAGCGGAGTCATCCAGTTGCAGCGTGAAGGGCGCGTCGAGCACACTCTGGACGCCGTCCGCTGCTTTGCCCGTTTGTGATTTCGCAAAATGCACAAGAGCAGCTCGTTGCTGCGGGGTGGCTTCCTTATCGACGACAATCATGGATTGAATTTGATCGGCATCTTCAAGACCGTGAAATCCCAAGGTTGCAGATGCCTTCAGCACCACGGCCACATTCAAACCGGCGAGATCCGCCCCATGAAGTTCCCCCGAGTCGATACTCCAAGCCATCACAGCATCCTTCCCCGCCATGCCAACTTCGCCATTGGCAAAACAAGGTCCCGTATAAACTTGGCAGGTACGAGCTTCCAAATAATGTCCCGCAATGGGTTCGGCTCGACAACAATTCGTCCCCGTCAGTCCCCAACCGAGCATCAAGTTCCACACGAATACCGCGCAAAGTGCTGAACGGCCCATGAATTTTCCTCCGATTGTTCAAGGCAACACTTACCATATCAACGTGTTCCCATTCTAAAGCATCAGCCCACTACAATGAAGGATGAAACAGCTCGATCTTGGTGGAGCCCACAGGAAAATACCCGGATGTTTCATCGATCCTTCCAGCGATACAATTGCCAGAGATCGGTTTCAACGAGCCGTTCACTCACGGTCGCTAACCGATTGATCCGCGATAAATCGTGCCGATGGGCTTCGTGAGGAGCCAAACAAGGTAGATTTCATGTATGCAATCATACCCGCAGCCGGCCACTCCCAACGCATGGGAACCCCCAAACTCCTGCTGCCATGGGGTAACCGCACCGTAATCGATCACCTACTCGAAATCTGGCAGGCGAGTTCGGTTTGCCGTGTCGTCATTGTAATCCGAGCTGATGACGAAGCCTTAGAGGCCGTTTGTCGCTGTCATGACGTTGATATCGTCCTGCCGAAGAAGGCTCCCGCCGACATGAAACAGTCGGTCATTCATGGCCTAAACCATTTGGTCGAACGGTACGCGCCCGATTCATCGGCTAGTTGGCTGTTGGCGCCGGCCGACATGCCAACTCTCGAGGTTGATGTTATCGAACGGCTGATCAAAGCTCGAGACAAGTTTCCTCAATCAATTCTGGTGCCGACCTTTGACAGCCAGCCAGGCCACCCCGTTCTGATCCCTTGGACGTTGGCGAGTCGTGTAAGTCAACTGGCCATGAACGAGGGATTGAATGCACTCATCAAACGCTCAACTCGTCAACAGATCGCCATGCCACGACATCAGCGTCCGGAAGATATCGACACACCTGCCGACTATCAACGCCTCCAGCCACGTCGCAACCGACACGAATCGTGAAGACCGGCCACGTCGCAACCTGACCGAAGAGATCCGTCACTCGCCCTCAGAACCGATGAGTACCCT
This DNA window, taken from Pirellulaceae bacterium, encodes the following:
- a CDS encoding nucleotidyltransferase family protein, with the translated sequence MYAIIPAAGHSQRMGTPKLLLPWGNRTVIDHLLEIWQASSVCRVVIVIRADDEALEAVCRCHDVDIVLPKKAPADMKQSVIHGLNHLVERYAPDSSASWLLAPADMPTLEVDVIERLIKARDKFPQSILVPTFDSQPGHPVLIPWTLASRVSQLAMNEGLNALIKRSTRQQIAMPRHQRPEDIDTPADYQRLQPRRNRHES
- a CDS encoding (2Fe-2S)-binding protein, which codes for MAKPPTDNFSRRSFLKGSGAAAAATALTANVAATASGQDAPATVISEKATVTLNVNGEDHEITIEPRTTLLEALRYHLDLTGAKPVSLDGSSGASTVLIDGKPAMASTTLAISTRGRKIETVESMVDDVVPKAFVDHDATQCGFCTPGFVVAVRAFLNSNPNATEEQIRAGLNGNICRCGTYANIVQAAVQVVKGGGNG
- a CDS encoding DUF1326 domain-containing protein, with product MGRSALCAVFVWNLMLGWGLTGTNCCRAEPIAGHYLEARTCQVYTGPCFANGEVGMAGKDAVMAWSIDSGELHGADLAGLNVAVVLKASATLGFHGLEDADQIQSMIVVDKEATPQQRAALVHFAKSQTGKAADGVQSVLDAPFTLQLDDSALTAKLKVGELVKLQTRKARPDDCICSNESAYYPPLAKLQGFVPGVTIDGQVKARSLKTRWSIPDSRSSYLGTFLIQ